In one Arachis duranensis cultivar V14167 chromosome 9, aradu.V14167.gnm2.J7QH, whole genome shotgun sequence genomic region, the following are encoded:
- the LOC107466048 gene encoding histone-lysine N-methyltransferase ASHH3, with protein sequence MPTMKKNSEQTSFGLVFSKLAEEIGEPVDFELPEWFNKCKPMPVTFIKRNIYLTKRVKRRLDDDGIFCSCTSSPGSSAVCGKDCHCGMLLSSCSSGCKCGVSCLNKPFQHRPIKKMKLVQTEKCGSGIVADEDIKQGEFVIEYVGEVIDDKTCEERLWNMKLRGVTNFYLCEINRDMVIDATYKGNKSRYINHSCCPNTEMQKWIIDGETRIGIFATRDIRKGEHLTYDYQFVQFGADQDCHCGANMCRRKLGVKPTKPKTSSDAALNLFGDQVYQNGGLHIGNSRLFCQSNCLRNCIGEVVRIRHLDIIRFGIIKRFHEYSKKHSIMFEDGRVEFFDMSKEDWELVTL encoded by the exons ATGCCTACCATGAAGAAG AATTCTGAACAAACATCCTTTGGGTTAGTATTTAGCAAATTGGCAGAGGAGATTGGTGAACCTGTCGACTTTGAACTTCCAGAATGGTTTAATAAGTGCAAGCCAATGCCAGTAACATTTATAAAACGCA atataTATCTGACAAAAAGGGTTAAAAGAAGGCTTGATGACGATGGCATATTTTGTTCTTGTACATCATCACCTGGATCTTCTGCTGTATGCGGTAAAGATTGCCACTGTGG GATGCTTCTGTCTAGCTGCTCTTCAGGCTGTAAATGTGGGGTTTCCTGTCTTAACAAACCATTCCAGCATCGACCCATCAAAAAGATGAAATTAGTTCAG ACTGAGAAATGTGGTTCTGGAATTGTGGCGGATGAAGATATCAAGCAAGGAGAATTTGTGATAGAATATGTTGGAGAAG TCATTGATGACAAAACATGTGAAGAAAGATTATGGAACATGAAACTTCGTGGGGTGACAAACTTCTACCTATGTGAAATAAATCGAGATATGGTGATCGATGCAACATATAAAGGAAACAAATCAAGATATATCAATCATAGTTGCTGTCCTAATACTGAGATGCAGAAATG GATAATTGACGGTGAAACGAGAATTGGCATATTCGCAACGCGCGACATAAGGAAAGGCGAACATCTGACATATGATTATCA GTTTGTCCAGTTTGGTGCCGATCAGGATTGCCACTGCGGGGCTAATATGTGCAGGCGTAAGCTTGGTGTGAAACCTACCAAGCCTAAAACTTCTTCAGATGCTGCATTAAATTTATTCGGAGACCAG GTTTATCAGAATGGAGGTTTGCATATTG GAAATTCCCGCCTCTTTTGCCAATCAAACTGCCTTCGCAATTGCATTGGTGAAGTTGTTAGAATCAGACACCTTGATATCATAAG GTTCGGGATTATTAAGCGGTTTCATGAATATTCGAAGAAACACTCC ATCATGTTTGAGGATGGACGTGTCGAATTTTTTGACATGTCCAAGGAAGATTGGGAACTGGTTACATTGTGA